The sequence CACTGTGCTGAGGAGTAGAGGCTGTAGTTAGGCTGAAGTACATATAAATGTTTGCTTCTTATGTGAAGACATAAAAGATTATCATTGTCTTTCTGGTGATTTGATTAGTAAATGCAGTTGTGTTTGTGCTGTTGTtgagtaaatatataaaacatatataatgttAAGATTCACAAAATATAAGAAGTATAGTGTCTTATATATTTCCTTGTGTGTATGTACTGCTTATATCAGTGTTCGCAAACTGAATTCCTGGAGAGCCACAGCTCTGCGCAGTTTTgttccaaccctaatcaaacacacctgatccagctaatcaatatcttcaggattactagaaacttccaagcaGGCGTGAGTTGGAGCTGGTTGAAGCTAAATTCTGCAGGGCTGTATGTTTACATTcataaatttataaatatacagtaCCAAATCTTATCACATGAATTGGATTgaattttcaaaagtttgcattttcaggccagCAAAACACCATTAgtatgtaaatgaacagccaaaacacaaaaagttttccattttttttgttgaaaactAAAAACAGCCCCTTagtcaagagtcaaactgcACAAATAAAGCAAAACACTGATCACAATGACGGCGACTAACTAAACATTTTCAACAGAACATCACATAAACCTGTTAATTATCAATAAGAACTTCTATAGATATCGGACAGAAATTAAGTCAATCTGGTTAATCATTAATATTCTTGTGGTTTTCATCTAATgctgtggctgaagttgtaGCATCTTCAATCGTTAGTTCCATTAACGGTAAACGTTTGGAACCCTGTACTGCCATGGATTTCAGAGTTTTTTTGGTGTTTATTCCAACCAAAATTCAACATCTGCCTAACGTTGGACCTTGACATCAAACAAACGGAGTTAAGACATCAACccgattttcattttcaaacaaaatcCATTGTCTGATCGATGTTGGAATCTACATCCTGTGCCGGCTGGGTAAAGGTGGAGATGGAGTGATGCTGGATATAATATTCTCACTGGAGTGACGCAAGCAGTTATGACTGACAGGTGATGAACATGCATAACCCAACTTCTGTTTACAGCTAAATTTGTTAAAATGCTGTGTATCGTCAGTGTATCGTCGTTTCTAAAACAAGGCTTCGTTCTAGGGGTGACGGGGCCTTTTCATCTTCCCCAAAATTGTGGAATTATCTCCCGGTTGACATTAGGGAAGCAGtgtctttctttcatgtttgttttttggagtgtttatttggttgtgttgtaaAGCCTTTTGAGAAAGcaacttttaaaggtgctatacaaaataaatgtattattattttacacagCAGTCACTAGATGGCAGTGTCAGTCTGTCAAAAGTCAACATACAAGAGGGTATAACGGTGAGCTGCGGCCTGTCACGGCTTTATATTTCACTCTCCAAACACTAATTTAGTTAAGATCTTAATCCATATTTTCTTTCATTGTAGAGGTTTGATGGAAAAGCTCAAGACCCAGGTTAGATTACAGTGTGAGACATTTCCAAATGAATGTAATTATAATTTTGAGAAGCACATGTTCCGAACATGGTGATTATTTAACCTGAGATGACTTTCTGATGTCTTTCGACAGTAACAGGACGGAGTTACTCGATTAATGCAGCAACGGGTGAACGACGATGGTTGGAGCCTCATCTTCCGGCTACCTGATCTCAGAAAAGAAATGAATCTTAATGTTCTTAAATAATTAAGTTAGTTAATGTTCTTACAGACCTCTCCAGGTAATGGATGGAGCACAATATCCTAAAATTAGAAAATGTTCCAGTTGATGCCCTACAGCAAGTCCTTAAATGTGTGTTTAATTACTGTGATTggatattaaattaattattcagCCACTGATGTGAACTTATTAACTTCCACAAAATGTACACTTGAAATAAAAAGCACAGCTGGCACAGCTTCATCTAGTGAATGaacctttatttaaattaaatcattatATAGGACTTTCAAACGAACTTTAATCTTtaccaaaaaaatgaaacaaataacACTACCCTTTTTCTCAATTAGATTTCCATTATTAATCACTATTTATTCTTACATGGTGTGAAATTTCTGCAGCAGAAACGTTTAGGTACAGTAGGACAACTGGGGGAGAAAATAAAGTCCATTGTAAACGGAAGTCAAGGCACAAACAGAATGCTAGAAAGAGGAATGAGGAGAtagaagagaagaaaaaaagattgtTAGATACTGTTACGTACATACTTTAAATATCAGTTACATTTTAGCAGTTCTTTCCCCATTtgtgaagctttttttttgtgctttttagtttttttgttgtttttgtactttttcatttcattttaaaaaggaaTGTTACGCTGATGTGAACTGATTACTTGTATTGATATATTTGTTTTCATCTATCATGCAGGAAAACTTTTCGTTTTGCTATCAACAAGGACGTCATGTAAACATCATAAAAAAGCGCTTTCCTTTTTCAATCAATCATACTCAATATCCAATGCCAGCtggttgtttaaaaaataagcaTTATGCAATTAATAAAATTTCAAATTCCCTAGAGTAAAATGAAGTTATCATATAAAAACTTTTTGTTGCCTCTGCTATGActcgaaagaaaaaaaaattaacaaaaggAGAGAAAATAAACGACAAAAAAATTGACAATGGATAATACAACAGTTGCCGATTTGTGGTCATAGCCCAAGGAGTTATTAATACAGATATTAAATGTCAAACACAATGATGGGACGGTGTCGGGAGGGAGGGAGGGCGGACAGAGGCTAAGGTTGTTGGCAATCGTTGAAATTGTGTTTTGCTCCTCTGAGCTATCAGTTGTGGTGTGGAAGCAGGAGTCGTGGTTGGCCAGTGCAGATGCCCGGGACTTATTCCACCCCTGCTTCCTCTGGTCATCAAAACTGTTCAAGTAATCTGAAAGAGGAAGAGAAATAAGTTACGAGTAGAATGGCGAGCAACTAGACAGGACGCTCTGTGTATTTCTTCTCACCTCGActcatcttcctgtttttgtgCCCTAGAAGAGCCCACAATCCTTCAGGTTGTTTTTGATGATGACATCGGTGACGGCGTCGAAAACAAACTGCACGTTCTTGGTGTCTGTGGCACAGGTGAAGTGAGGGTAGATCTCCTTTGTTTCCTTCTTCTTGTTCAGGTCCTCAAACTTGCTGCGGATGTACTCGGCGGCCTCGTCGTAGTTGTTGGCACCTTGTTGAGAGGAGAAATACAAAGCACAATGAGAAAACAGTAGGGAAGGATGGcgaaggaaagacagaaaaTAAGTGAAAGGAAGCCGGAAAAATTGGAAAACAACATGAAATCCAAGAACACATTCACAATGATCCCCACTTTGATCATTAAAATGACAAGATCTCTTCCGATTGATTGATATCAGTAAAGCCGTCTGCTCTGTGTTAGATCGATGTCCCATGCACAACTCTGCATGGAATATAATGAATTCCTGGCCTTTGGATATCAACATTGAAGGACAACCAAAGTGCACCTCATTTGAATAAACCCCTTGATGAGCACTTGAAGTGAACAGCCTCACAAAGACTGAAAATGGCTGAATAAAACCGGTTTGGATTGGTCTGTTTTCTGAAATAATGGAGGACAGATTTGTTAACATCTGATTGGATCGTGAAAAGTAGGCAATGATAGTATTGGTTAATATTGTTTTTCCAGGGTGTACAGACTTTTTCcccaaaacataaaaatacattgattctgattggaggaACTGTTGAATGCCAATGTAATTAGTTGCTATGTAACTTGTAGAGTTAAAAAGCTGGCAAGTAAGGTTTATGAACTACATAACATACAATATAATTaatgattaaatttttttttttttttttttttttgcacaaaaacactACAATGATTAAGAAACTAAAAAGGTCTGTATTGATTTCATGTTTTCTTTAATGCACAGGTAAAGCAAGAGCTTGCATTTTATTGATTTGAAGCACTCAAAAGCACTTCTGGAGCACTtgtgcacttaatttagatgaTTTATTGGGAAGTTGGGCGTTTTATAGTACCTGCATACTCAGGGAAGCAGATGGTCAAGGGGCTGTGTGTGATCTTCTGCTCAAACAGATCTTTCTTGTTGAGGAAGAGGATGATGGAGGTCTCGGTGAACCACTTGTTGTTGCAGATGCTGTCGAAGAGCTTCATGCTCTCATGCATTCGGTTCTGTGGTGGAATTAAGAAACGGTTCAGTATTCCGGTCTGTATTGATGAATGATAGCCTGAAATATGACGAAactacactaccgttcaaaaacttgggtcagaaagattttgttttgttttaaagaaagaaattagTACTTATGTattgaattgatcaaaactgacagtaaatgctgttcttttgaactttttattcatcaaagaattctgaaaaaaaaagaaaagtatcatggtttccacaaaaacatgaagcagtcttctatggaagcttgtttccgccactaaaaaataaaataaaaaattaattgtaaaataaaaaataattgcgactttttatctcagatttttttctctcagaattgtgaaatgcaaactcgcaattgcaagttataaagtcagaattgcaagatatagtgtcgcaattctgattttttcctcacagtttttttttcaagcaatcttgactttatatctcacaattctgatgttttttttctcagaattgtatgatataaactcacaattacgtcTTATAacgtcaaaattgtgagatataaactcgcaattgcgagaaaaagtcagaattgtgagataaaaagtcgcaattacctttttatttcatGCCGAAAACAAGCTTCTAaagttttcaacactgataataataagaaatgtttcttgagcagcaaatcagcatattagaatgatttctgaaggatcatgtgacactgaagactagagtaattaTTCTGAAAAGTCAGATTTGCACTCACaggaataatattttacaatattactgctttgactacttttggaaaaaaaaaaaaaatcttaccaaccctaaCATTTAAGTCTTAAAGGtgaagcagcaaaacagcaTATTTAAGTCTAACAATACAGAAGGTGAAACATGGTCATGTACAACTAAATTATGGCTATTTTGGTGCCAGAAACTAACAAAACAAATTGTGCAGAAGTGTACAAATGCAGCCTCTTTGATTCATAGAAGTGTCATGGACCGTGAATAATGAACTGATCTGGGGTAAAAGCTAAAAGGATCTCACCATTTCTTCATCCTCAGCCAGCACCAGGTCATACGCACTCATGGCCACACAAAAGATAATGGCCGTCACCCCTTCGAAACAGTGGATCCACTTCTTCCTCTCTGAACGCTGGCCGCCGACATCAAACATCCTATGGAGAGAGGAGACATGTAAATGGTCAGCagtacaaacagacaaacgcacAAGTAATCAATCATAAAAATACCCTGAAGAACCTACAAAGCAAGACCTGTTTAATATATCATGCTGTGCTAAGGGAATagttttgtcataattttctgTCATGTCAATCCAAATACATCTGAAATTCATTCATAAACAATATGACAAAGTTCTTAACCAATAGCAGCACAACAAGTTAAGGCAGAGGGGAAGATTATTAGCCAACAATAACTTAGACTGGCTTAAAAAATTTACTGTTTATATGTTTTATGATGCTGTTTTgtcatacatatacatatatacatatacacatacacacacatatataaaagATGATTTGAGGGCAAGTAAAAGATGAAAATATTCCTCTTTCTAGGTCAAGTCTATTTTTCTTAGAGTTTGTTTTTGTCCACTGGAAATTTGTGGGAAATTTTCAATGTTTCGTCAGCAGAATATTGAGGTTGCTGACTCAGTATTCTGATGCTCTTAAAAGAGAGATTTATGATGTCCCTTCCTCTTCTTTAGGTCCGGACGTTCACGTGTGTCACTGGCATTTGTTGACATTTGAGTCTGGGCTTTGTTTCTATGGAAATGGAGGGGTTGAAAGCAGGATGGATGAGACAGGGAGAgaggatggaagagctaggactTCCTGTCACACACTTGTCTCTAAAACAGTGTGGACCTAAAAAAAGACATTGGCATTTCTAGGAAATTTAATAATTATCCTCCCTCTTATGTggaattttcttttttacacacaatatataatatgattTACAAGTCATTAAATGAAGTAATAGACCATCTTGGACAGCTGGCTTGTGTTTGATCTTTATAAAGGTTGGGCTGACATTTCTTCTGTAGATTAAAGCAGACGCATTCAAAAAGAATCATTCCAGCCTCGCTAAATCCCATAAACTCCTCAAACCAAACGCCCTCAACAGTTTTAACAGAAATTAATCCCAAAACCTCAGGCCAGAACACATGGATGGCATGGAATTAATTCCTTGATTCCACTGAGGGTTAAAGAGGGTGTTGCTATCTAACGGAAATAGTGGAGGCTGTTCGATATAGCACATGAGTTGTTTgaagtgtgaatgtgtgtgaacaCACGTTAGCACGGCTACTAGAAAgtgtgaataaaaaaatctgttaaaatcAGAGCAAAATAAAGACATCCATGTGCGTAGAGGTTTCTTACTTGAAGTGTAGGTCTTTGAAGGTGAAATGTGTCTCTACGATTCCAGTGGTCTTCACTCTGGTCCTCAGCACATCCTGCTGGGTTGGGATGTAGTCTGCTTTGGCTATCCTGTCCATGTCATTCAGATAactgcaaaacacacacacacaggatgcTACAAAAcaattcactttttttaaataatactgaTGTGTCTTCCTTATAAATATTGTAGTTAATTGTACTGTATTAATAGCATTTCCTTCTAACTAGATACACTTTCACTACTTCACTACTGTATAAAATTGCTGTATTGACCGACTCTATTCGTCGTGTGACTGCATGAACCAAACAGTGATGTCCGTACTGTACGGTTCAGGTCGAATACATGTACCGCTACACCccctatattatattatattatattatataaataaaaggggtgtaacggtacatgcATTCATCCCGGTTTGGTTCATGCAGTCACACGACGAATACAGTCGGTCACAGGCGACTCTAATCCAGAAGGGGGCCCATGTGGTAATGCAACGCTGTTtgcaaaattcttttttttctctcaaattTCCCATAGACACCCAAGCAcccaactttattttgaaaacctctgccataaaatattaaatattcactCAAGTTAAAATTTTGGCACCAGCAATGTTTTAGGGTACATATAGTGCAAAATATTGTACACTTCTGTGTCTCTCAGTTGTATCAGCATTGGTGTGAACAAGCATTGTAGATGATGTCCTTATGCAAAACACTCTCTTTGGAAATCTGATTATACGATTGCACGCCTTAGTCTAGGAGGCTGCGACAGTGACAATGCAGATCTTTATTCAGCTGCCAATCAAAGGCTGATGAAGCCTCACAGTAACACAGCTTGGATAAGCTGCGTAGGCAAGAAATCCTGCCAGCAACACTGAATGTTATTGCTCCACCTAATGCGGTACAATCCCACTACAACTCAACTGTATGGTTCCATGACGAACCAACAGTTCAGGATTTCAAAATCGCAAGAAACCAACACAGCATAAGTTCCTCCCagctgttttctttctttcttagtTGTTATACGTTTATTAGTCCTTAGAGTGGTCTTAATTTTGTGTGGATTCCCACACACACTCGCACGCCACTGGaattatggaagtaaattaatgccaaatgtttttgaaataaaaagcttgttaaaTTGCACTgattgaaaaaaaatgctttacatTAACTGTGCTTGCATTTtgatgcattgtatttttaaggcttgcatttttatgggctgaaattcaacatggttgtatatttaagctgtgaatatttcaattcataacattttcacacacattttcattattaaaaatttaataatttatatttcacctttcagatttcacttccaaaatattaattctgtttaaaaatataaccTTTAAAATTGGACTAGCAattttctgtccattttatctcactttacaaattcgcttccaaaAATTTAGTGGTTCAAATTtggcagaaaattcaaaatttcacatccgggaactgcagaaaaagcagtagagtgccgatgcatgatctccatctgctgttagtttacctcaccagcaggtgccactaGCGCGTGTTGACGAAGAGCAAAGCAACAGTTAGAAACgggtcattcattttttaaaacggATTTGCAGAATTAGAGCAAGcagtaagtgaatgtgtgatgattatcagggacagtataaatgcagaaaagctgataaagacacaaaagctgcatttatgtttaatttggTGTCTTTACGGTTACTTTCGCTGTGTAAGCTACATGTAAgcagctttctctccagtgaacgagATTATAACGTTATTCACCGATGCTGATGTACacactgtaaagtgttaccatttattttaattaacataaaaaatctaaaaCGTGTGCATCATACTTGAGACCtagatgaacactttacagtttgttttgtgactaagtcattctctttaaatggtagaaggtagaaacgGGAATACCAGTGGTGTTACTTTAGAGACGGCCCCTAAATTTGCGACTATCAAAAGTTCAACGTCAaaccaactttatgccagtatctgctttcctGGAGCATATATAGTATGACTTACATCACCAATAAAGTGCAAGTCTGGTCTTTTATATTACTGTACTAGTCCATTAAGCTATGTTAATCGATTTATTTGTCCTGATGGCAGAGGAATCCTATGAAGTATGAGGGAatccctagtattacaacacagcgccgaatttgaaccactgaatttatGGAAGTgaatttgtaaagtgaaataaaatggatgaaaattgctagtcgaattttataggttgtatttttaaacagaattaatattttggaagtgaaatgtgaaaggtgaatataaattattgaatttttaataatgaaaatgtgtgtgaaatattttgaattgaaatattcac comes from Chanodichthys erythropterus isolate Z2021 chromosome 6, ASM2448905v1, whole genome shotgun sequence and encodes:
- the gnai2a gene encoding guanine nucleotide-binding protein G(i) subunit alpha-2a isoform X4 — its product is MKIIHEDGYSEEECKQYRAVVYSNTIQSIMAIIKAMSNLKIEYEDSGRADDARQLFALAGAAEEQGILPDDLANVITRLWADGGVQNCFTRAREYQLNDSAAYYLNDMDRIAKADYIPTQQDVLRTRVKTTGIVETHFTFKDLHFKMFDVGGQRSERKKWIHCFEGVTAIIFCVAMSAYDLVLAEDEEMNRMHESMKLFDSICNNKWFTETSIILFLNKKDLFEQKITHSPLTICFPEYAGANNYDEAAEYIRSKFEDLNKKKETKEIYPHFTCATDTKNVQFVFDAVTDVIIKNNLKDCGLF
- the gnai2a gene encoding guanine nucleotide-binding protein G(i) subunit alpha-2a isoform X2 is translated as MLHQGAGESGKSTIVKQMKIIHEDGYSEEECKQYRAVVYSNTIQSIMAIIKAMSNLKIEYEDSGRADDARQLFALAGAAEEQGILPDDLANVITRLWADGGVQNCFTRAREYQLNDSAAYYLNDMDRIAKADYIPTQQDVLRTRVKTTGIVETHFTFKDLHFKMFDVGGQRSERKKWIHCFEGVTAIIFCVAMSAYDLVLAEDEEMNRMHESMKLFDSICNNKWFTETSIILFLNKKDLFEQKITHSPLTICFPEYAGANNYDEAAEYIRSKFEDLNKKKETKEIYPHFTCATDTKNVQFVFDAVTDVIIKNNLKDCGLF
- the gnai2a gene encoding guanine nucleotide-binding protein G(i) subunit alpha-2a isoform X3 — encoded protein: MCMWGAGESGKSTIVKQMKIIHEDGYSEEECKQYRAVVYSNTIQSIMAIIKAMSNLKIEYEDSGRADDARQLFALAGAAEEQGILPDDLANVITRLWADGGVQNCFTRAREYQLNDSAAYYLNDMDRIAKADYIPTQQDVLRTRVKTTGIVETHFTFKDLHFKMFDVGGQRSERKKWIHCFEGVTAIIFCVAMSAYDLVLAEDEEMNRMHESMKLFDSICNNKWFTETSIILFLNKKDLFEQKITHSPLTICFPEYAGANNYDEAAEYIRSKFEDLNKKKETKEIYPHFTCATDTKNVQFVFDAVTDVIIKNNLKDCGLF
- the gnai2a gene encoding guanine nucleotide-binding protein G(i) subunit alpha-2a isoform X1, whose protein sequence is MGCTVSQEDKAAAERSKMIDRNLREDGEKAAKEVKLLLLGAGESGKSTIVKQMKIIHEDGYSEEECKQYRAVVYSNTIQSIMAIIKAMSNLKIEYEDSGRADDARQLFALAGAAEEQGILPDDLANVITRLWADGGVQNCFTRAREYQLNDSAAYYLNDMDRIAKADYIPTQQDVLRTRVKTTGIVETHFTFKDLHFKMFDVGGQRSERKKWIHCFEGVTAIIFCVAMSAYDLVLAEDEEMNRMHESMKLFDSICNNKWFTETSIILFLNKKDLFEQKITHSPLTICFPEYAGANNYDEAAEYIRSKFEDLNKKKETKEIYPHFTCATDTKNVQFVFDAVTDVIIKNNLKDCGLF